A segment of the Xenorhabdus bovienii SS-2004 genome:
CTTTTTCATAATTTCCTCATTATTTAACCTAATTTCACGTTTAAAAGAGTAAAGTACAACAATAAAAATATATTATTTTTTCTACTGTTATTCCTTATTATCGTTGAGTTACAATTCTTTAATATCTTACACTACTGATTAATCTTATCAATCGTTACCATGATGGACTGTGGTGAGTGACTCTGATATATTCATGACATCTACAATGGTATTTCATAATGGAGTATGTATGGCGGAATCAGTAAAATTCATAAGTTCAATTTTTTGTGATTATATTTTTTTATTTTGTTTCTTTTGGTGCATTTCTGTTCCTGTAGGACTGATTTTTACAGCTATGGCATGTGTATTCAAAAAAGCAACCTACAGAATTTCATGTTCAATATTGGCTATATTATTTTTATTTCCATTAATATTCACGCTTATGTATATTGCACTATCTAAATAAGTCATTAAATTAAATACCAGCCTCGCAAATGAGGGTGTTATTACCGGAACAACAGAAAAATATTATGGCACATAACGAATTTCTTGAGAGTTTTATTGATGTAAACACTCCCATTGTATTTCCTGTAAACATGAAAAATAAAGATGGGATGACCGAATGTCAGTTCCCAGATGTGGTCATAATGAAAGCATGGGGATTCTATTATTTTCAGAAACCCCATTGAAAATGGCTATCAGCTAAAAAGGCTAAACACAGCAATACCAAAACTACCAAGACCGACTAATAGAACCATCAAATTAGAAAAAGAACGATAGGGTCGTAGTGGTTCAACCAAGTATGTTGATAGAGATGGTAAAACAAACAAAATAAGCGCAATCATAGGTCCAGTGATGCCTGCGATAACGTTCAGAGTATTAGGATTCCAAATAGTAATCATTAAAGTAAGGACAAAAACGATAGCCATGCCGATCAACTTATCACGCACTTTATTTTCTTTATGATGGAGAATCTTACTCTCCAATGCTCCGACTAATCCTCTGACCCCTTCCAATGCCCCAAAGTAAGTTCCTAAGAATGATTTTGTCATAGCAATAATAGCAACAGGGGTTGCCGTTATTGCTATCCAATACAAGCCTTCTTTCTGCGCGATTGCACTGAGAATGGTAATATTGTTGTCTTTGGTTGCCTGTATTTCCTGAGGTGATAACGTTAAAACACAACTAAATACAAAAAACAAAATGACTACGCAAATTAGCGCATAAGTGGGTTTCACAATCTGTTTAATGTGATATTCCGCATCTGTTTTATAGGCTCGTTTACAGTGGTTAGAAAAAGTAGACATGATTGGGGTGTGGCTGAAAGAGAATACCATAACTGGCATTAGTAACCAAAGTGCTCTCACTGAATCCCAGTCAGTATGAATATTGCTGATAAGATGTTTAATGTTTGCACTATCCCATTGAGATACAAGCGTCACAGATAATGTCAGCAAGTAAAGAATGAGTGGAAGAACTAACACTCCCATGAATTTCAGTGTAATTTTTTTACCCAAT
Coding sequences within it:
- a CDS encoding amino acid permease, with protein sequence MKMEQKWINEYNIWFYALFGTAVGAGTLFLPIQLGLSGPLAMLVMLLIAFPFTYYPHLGLARYIITSNSDSPTLLSATKQYYGIRIARIINFFYALTFLLIIFVYAISITNSVNILLQQFWKIQFPRTLIAFMVVLGLHLIFLLGKKITLKFMGVLVLPLILYLLTLSVTLVSQWDSANIKHLISNIHTDWDSVRALWLLMPVMVFSFSHTPIMSTFSNHCKRAYKTDAEYHIKQIVKPTYALICVVILFFVFSCVLTLSPQEIQATKDNNITILSAIAQKEGLYWIAITATPVAIIAMTKSFLGTYFGALEGVRGLVGALESKILHHKENKVRDKLIGMAIVFVLTLMITIWNPNTLNVIAGITGPMIALILFVLPSLSTYLVEPLRPYRSFSNLMVLLVGLGSFGIAVFSLFS